A window of Tautonia plasticadhaerens contains these coding sequences:
- a CDS encoding HK97 family phage prohead protease, with protein MSDVETRCLVLPDAEVRMAERDGRPMIVGRAIRYGSLSRELRSDRGRFRERFAPGAFTRSLQSGADVRALINHDKNLVMGRNVAGTLRLFDDPDELRFEIDPPDTTWSRDYLVSIARGDMGGVSFRFYKRRDDWERDPADGVEIRTVTEAAIDDVSIVTYPAYEDTSAALRSLDEFRRSQPAGTPLRARAARLTRLAEADS; from the coding sequence ATGAGCGACGTCGAGACCCGCTGCCTCGTCCTGCCCGACGCCGAGGTCCGCATGGCCGAGCGCGACGGCCGGCCGATGATCGTCGGCCGGGCGATCCGCTACGGGTCGCTCTCGAGGGAGCTGCGCAGCGACCGCGGCCGGTTCCGGGAGCGGTTCGCCCCGGGGGCGTTCACGCGGAGCCTGCAATCCGGGGCCGACGTCCGGGCCCTGATCAACCACGACAAGAACCTCGTCATGGGCCGCAACGTGGCCGGCACGCTCCGGCTCTTCGACGACCCCGACGAGCTGCGGTTCGAGATCGACCCCCCCGACACGACCTGGTCGCGGGACTACCTGGTGTCGATCGCCCGGGGCGACATGGGCGGCGTCTCCTTCCGCTTCTACAAGCGGCGCGACGACTGGGAGCGCGACCCCGCCGACGGGGTGGAGATCCGCACGGTGACCGAGGCCGCCATCGACGACGTCTCGATCGTCACCTACCCCGCCTACGAGGACACCTCCGCCGCGCTGCGGAGCCTCGACGAGTTCCGCCGGAGCCAGCCCGCCGGAACGCCCCTGCGCGCCCGCGCAGCCCGACTGACGCGGCTGGCCGAGGCCGATTCCTGA